A part of Tessaracoccus timonensis genomic DNA contains:
- the hemQ gene encoding hydrogen peroxide-dependent heme synthase — protein MKHPSRDERDQQNVDYKAINRESHYSMHAVFATCMPLSDDAEAQATALREEIEATGVTIRGFYDVGGFRADADLMVWMLADDPHALQRAYHVIRNSELGAALEPVWSAVAVHRAAEFNKAHVPSCFAGIAPRPWVTVYPFVRSYDWYVLDDAHRSKMLREHGMAGREYPDVIASTMSAFALGDYEWILAFEADELHRLTDAMRHQRGVEARLHVREETPFFTGPLITLDEWVARQPRA, from the coding sequence GTGAAGCACCCCAGCCGCGACGAACGCGACCAGCAAAACGTCGACTACAAGGCCATTAACCGCGAATCGCACTACTCCATGCACGCCGTGTTCGCCACGTGCATGCCGCTTTCCGACGACGCCGAGGCGCAGGCGACGGCGTTACGCGAAGAGATCGAAGCCACTGGGGTCACCATCCGCGGCTTCTACGACGTCGGTGGCTTCCGTGCCGACGCCGACCTCATGGTGTGGATGCTCGCCGACGACCCCCACGCGCTCCAGCGCGCCTACCACGTCATCCGCAACAGCGAGCTGGGTGCGGCACTCGAGCCGGTGTGGTCCGCCGTCGCCGTGCACCGGGCCGCCGAGTTCAACAAGGCGCACGTGCCGAGTTGCTTCGCCGGCATCGCGCCGCGCCCCTGGGTGACGGTGTATCCGTTCGTGCGCAGCTACGACTGGTACGTGCTCGACGACGCCCACCGCTCCAAGATGCTGCGCGAGCACGGCATGGCCGGGCGCGAATACCCTGACGTGATCGCGTCGACGATGTCCGCCTTTGCGCTCGGCGACTACGAGTGGATCCTCGCCTTCGAGGCCGACGAGCTCCACCGCCTCACCGACGCGATGCGCCACCAGCGCGGCGTCGAGGCGCGCCTGCACGTGCGCGAGGAGACGCCGTTCTTTACCGGCCCGCTCATCACCCTCGACGAGTGGGTCGCCCGCCAGCCGCGCGCCTGA
- a CDS encoding iron ABC transporter permease, with product MLAVLLLVSPAMTIALGPAGVPIPEVLGVIASHIPGLDLEITWSQTVDAIVWQTRAPRIVGAVVVGAVLGTSGVVLQAIVRNPLAEPYVLGVSSGASTGAAVGMIIIGTTSAAGVSGLAFVGALIATGLVLLIGGRQSSSLHLVLGGLAVGFGFQAVTNLIVFSSGSPETSRAVMFWMLGSLGRISWADLPVVSVVAVVLVALMMLSGPVLDALSSGDGTARSVGVEPGPARAILLVLVSAAVGVAVATAGSIGFVGLVIPHMMRSFVGHSHRMLVLASALASSLFLVWADAFARIAFAPAELPLGVVTGLVGAPILVVLVRRLAPGR from the coding sequence ATGCTTGCGGTGCTGCTGTTGGTCTCGCCCGCAATGACCATTGCGTTGGGCCCTGCGGGAGTGCCGATTCCGGAAGTGCTCGGGGTGATTGCGAGCCACATCCCTGGGTTGGACCTGGAGATCACATGGTCGCAGACGGTTGACGCTATCGTCTGGCAGACCCGGGCGCCTCGCATCGTTGGGGCGGTGGTTGTGGGCGCCGTGCTAGGCACTTCTGGAGTAGTGCTGCAAGCCATCGTCCGAAATCCTCTTGCCGAGCCGTATGTACTGGGAGTCAGCTCAGGAGCGTCCACGGGGGCAGCGGTCGGCATGATCATCATCGGGACGACGAGTGCTGCTGGCGTCAGTGGGCTGGCGTTCGTTGGTGCATTGATCGCCACCGGTTTGGTGCTTCTGATCGGAGGGCGTCAGAGCTCGTCGTTGCATCTGGTGTTGGGTGGGCTGGCGGTCGGTTTTGGGTTTCAGGCCGTGACAAACCTCATCGTGTTTTCATCGGGAAGCCCAGAGACGTCTCGAGCCGTGATGTTTTGGATGCTCGGATCTCTGGGACGGATCTCGTGGGCCGACCTCCCGGTGGTGAGCGTGGTTGCCGTAGTACTCGTCGCGCTGATGATGCTGTCCGGCCCGGTTCTCGACGCGCTCAGTAGCGGAGATGGCACGGCCCGCTCCGTAGGGGTGGAACCCGGACCTGCCCGGGCAATCCTGCTAGTGCTCGTATCGGCCGCAGTGGGTGTCGCGGTCGCGACAGCGGGGAGCATCGGGTTCGTAGGGCTCGTGATCCCGCACATGATGCGGTCCTTCGTCGGGCATTCGCACCGGATGCTGGTGCTCGCGAGCGCTCTCGCTTCCTCACTATTTCTCGTCTGGGCGGATGCGTTCGCCCGCATTGCGTTCGCCCCCGCCGAGCTGCCTCTGGGTGTTGTTACTGGGCTCGTCGGGGCACCCATCCTCGTTGTACTCGTGCGGCGATTGGCTCCGGGTCGCTGA
- a CDS encoding glutamyl-tRNA reductase produces MSLQIFSLEHHRHGLPVVEQAAANVDGVAERIAHHDGVRGVVLLHTCNRVELVLEVDDAGLAIPSLLRAHFGAEFPWRIYRGEQALDHIFRVTAGLESMVMGEREIAGQYRRALQEAQASGHASLAISTAIEEALRTSKKVASHTHLDGAGRSVVSVGLDLLTVDDWSTSRALLVGTGSYAGAVVAALKARGVRSIGVHSATGRAASFADAHAIDPVDDLADALATADIVVTCRGRGAVIGPDDVRAGMKLLDLALVRDVDCAVEAVTGVQVVSLETVQLNVDPKYDGDLATAERLIDAGRTAALTKIRARVVDPAVTSLRETVMHLVEEETDRLPNRPLTREDAARALERLAVRLLHIPSARAREAAQLGRTNEYLIAMHELYGIGEPLAAHAVEEGRCPVTGLGMDDVASQKSQRTIAS; encoded by the coding sequence ATGTCTCTGCAGATTTTCTCTCTTGAACACCACCGTCACGGCCTGCCGGTGGTGGAGCAAGCCGCGGCGAATGTCGACGGAGTCGCCGAGCGGATCGCCCACCACGACGGCGTGCGGGGGGTTGTTCTGCTGCACACCTGCAACCGGGTTGAGCTGGTGCTGGAGGTAGACGACGCCGGCCTGGCAATCCCGTCCCTGCTGCGTGCGCACTTCGGTGCAGAGTTCCCGTGGCGCATCTACCGAGGCGAGCAGGCCCTCGACCACATCTTCCGCGTGACCGCAGGGCTCGAATCCATGGTGATGGGGGAGCGCGAGATCGCTGGCCAGTACCGCCGCGCGCTGCAGGAGGCGCAGGCTAGTGGGCACGCGTCGCTCGCCATCAGCACCGCTATCGAGGAGGCGCTGCGAACCTCCAAGAAGGTCGCCAGCCACACGCATCTCGACGGCGCCGGGCGCTCGGTCGTCTCCGTCGGCTTGGATCTGCTCACCGTCGACGACTGGTCGACGTCACGGGCGCTCCTCGTCGGCACCGGCAGCTACGCCGGCGCGGTAGTGGCCGCGTTGAAAGCCCGCGGGGTGCGCAGCATCGGCGTGCACTCCGCCACTGGCCGCGCGGCTTCGTTCGCCGACGCCCACGCCATCGACCCCGTCGACGATCTCGCCGACGCACTCGCCACCGCCGACATCGTCGTCACCTGCCGCGGGCGAGGCGCCGTGATTGGCCCCGACGATGTCCGTGCCGGCATGAAGCTCCTCGACCTCGCGCTCGTCCGCGACGTCGACTGCGCGGTGGAAGCGGTAACCGGCGTGCAGGTGGTGAGCCTTGAGACCGTCCAGCTGAACGTCGATCCGAAGTACGACGGCGACCTCGCCACCGCCGAGCGCCTCATCGACGCCGGACGCACGGCCGCGCTGACGAAGATCCGCGCCCGCGTCGTTGACCCAGCCGTCACCTCCTTACGTGAGACGGTGATGCACCTCGTCGAGGAGGAAACCGACCGCCTCCCGAACCGCCCGCTGACAAGGGAAGACGCCGCCCGGGCGCTCGAGCGCCTCGCCGTCCGACTGCTCCACATTCCCTCCGCCCGCGCCCGCGAAGCGGCCCAGCTGGGGCGCACCAATGAATACCTCATCGCCATGCACGAGCTCTACGGCATCGGAGAGCCGCTTGCCGCACACGCGGTGGAGGAAGGGCGCTGCCCCGTCACCGGGCTGGGCATGGACGACGTCGCTAGCCAGAAATCTCAACGCACCATCGCATCATGA
- the hemB gene encoding porphobilinogen synthase translates to MRKLVRETRVHPSQLVLPAFVADTEGGISSMPGVRRHTTEGIKRVAEDVAKAGLGGIMLFGVPSDEVKDERGSQAWAEDGILQRGIAACRDAVGDDTVVMADTCLDEFTSHGHCGFLADDGSVDNDATLAAYASMAIAQANAGAHVVAPSGMMDGQIEAIRAALDGEGHIDTAILAYSAKYASSFYGPFREAVTSTLQGDRRTYQQDPANRREGVRETELDLTEGADMVMVKPAGYYLDVLADVAEVSDVPVAAYQVSGEYAMIEAAAANGWIDRERAIDESVTAIVRAGADIVLTYWGLEMASWLK, encoded by the coding sequence ATGCGCAAGCTGGTTCGCGAGACCCGCGTCCACCCTAGCCAGCTCGTACTTCCTGCCTTCGTGGCCGATACCGAAGGCGGCATCTCTTCCATGCCCGGCGTCCGCCGCCACACCACTGAGGGCATCAAGCGCGTCGCGGAAGACGTTGCGAAGGCTGGCCTCGGCGGCATCATGCTGTTCGGCGTACCTTCCGACGAGGTCAAGGACGAGCGCGGCTCGCAGGCCTGGGCCGAGGATGGCATCTTGCAGCGCGGCATCGCCGCTTGTCGCGACGCAGTGGGCGACGACACCGTCGTCATGGCCGACACCTGCCTCGACGAGTTCACCTCGCACGGCCACTGCGGCTTCCTCGCCGACGACGGCTCCGTCGACAACGACGCCACGCTGGCCGCCTACGCGTCGATGGCGATTGCACAAGCCAACGCGGGCGCGCACGTCGTCGCGCCCTCCGGCATGATGGACGGCCAGATCGAAGCTATCCGCGCTGCCCTCGACGGCGAGGGCCACATCGACACCGCCATCCTCGCCTACTCCGCGAAGTACGCGTCGAGCTTCTACGGCCCGTTCCGCGAGGCGGTCACGTCTACGTTGCAGGGCGACCGTCGCACCTACCAGCAAGACCCGGCCAACCGCCGCGAGGGCGTGCGCGAAACCGAACTCGACTTGACCGAAGGCGCCGACATGGTGATGGTGAAACCTGCCGGCTACTACCTCGATGTGCTGGCCGACGTGGCGGAGGTTTCCGACGTGCCCGTCGCGGCCTATCAGGTGTCGGGCGAGTACGCCATGATCGAGGCGGCCGCCGCGAACGGCTGGATTGACCGCGAACGCGCCATCGACGAGTCCGTCACCGCTATCGTGCGCGCGGGCGCCGATATCGTGCTCACCTACTGGGGATTGGAGATGGCCTCATGGCTGAAGTAA
- a CDS encoding NAD(P)/FAD-dependent oxidoreductase, giving the protein MSAVIVGGGLAGLLAARKLVESGHDVVVLEAANAPGGMIAPVEVGGVRVDAGAEAFATRSAAAQALCAKLGLEVAGPAGQPHVWWSDRIVPLADGVLGIPGSLDDPALGVLTADERARVERDLSLDRTVGADATTAGQLAETRMGQGVVEKLMAPLTRGVYRSDPMDVRLDVFAPKLLDALAAEGSLLGAVAALRRPGQAAVAQPVGGMFRLIDELAAPLDVRCGCAVSAVERDGAKFVVTTGDGQMRAERVVLATPGAVTARLLAGLGATVSEPAATTPSQVVLVASDHPELGADPVGSGLLMGERDDAIVARALTHYSRKWPWVEGVHVLRLSYGGAEAPSREVVAADASALTKLDLSGHIRDVVAISHEMPGRISSGEREAVLDAAASVGVDVVGAWLDGNGIGPVAEAAERIR; this is encoded by the coding sequence ATGAGCGCCGTTATCGTCGGGGGCGGCCTAGCGGGGCTGCTTGCCGCGAGGAAGCTCGTCGAATCCGGGCACGACGTGGTGGTGCTCGAAGCGGCGAATGCGCCAGGTGGGATGATCGCGCCCGTCGAGGTGGGCGGCGTGCGCGTCGACGCTGGTGCAGAGGCGTTCGCCACCCGCAGCGCGGCCGCGCAGGCGCTGTGCGCGAAGTTGGGGCTGGAGGTGGCCGGGCCGGCCGGGCAGCCGCACGTGTGGTGGAGCGACCGCATCGTGCCACTCGCCGACGGAGTGCTCGGCATCCCGGGATCGCTCGACGATCCAGCATTGGGGGTGCTGACCGCGGATGAGCGCGCACGGGTGGAGCGAGACCTGAGCCTCGACCGCACCGTCGGCGCCGACGCCACCACCGCCGGCCAGCTCGCAGAGACGCGCATGGGCCAGGGCGTCGTCGAGAAGCTCATGGCGCCACTCACGCGCGGCGTGTACCGATCGGATCCGATGGATGTGCGCCTCGACGTGTTCGCGCCGAAACTGCTCGATGCGCTGGCGGCGGAGGGGTCGCTGCTAGGTGCGGTCGCGGCGCTCCGGCGCCCTGGGCAGGCGGCGGTGGCGCAGCCCGTCGGGGGGATGTTCCGCCTGATCGACGAGCTGGCGGCGCCGCTGGATGTGCGGTGCGGGTGCGCGGTGTCCGCGGTGGAGCGCGACGGCGCCAAGTTCGTCGTGACTACGGGCGATGGGCAGATGCGGGCCGAACGCGTCGTGCTCGCTACCCCCGGTGCGGTGACGGCGCGGCTGCTGGCGGGGCTGGGCGCGACGGTGTCGGAGCCAGCGGCCACCACGCCATCGCAGGTTGTGCTGGTGGCGAGCGACCACCCAGAGCTCGGCGCGGACCCCGTCGGATCTGGGCTGCTGATGGGTGAGCGCGACGACGCCATCGTCGCCCGGGCGCTCACTCACTACTCGCGCAAGTGGCCGTGGGTGGAGGGCGTGCACGTGTTGCGGCTGTCGTACGGCGGGGCGGAGGCGCCGTCTCGTGAGGTGGTGGCGGCGGATGCATCGGCGCTGACCAAACTGGATTTGAGCGGCCACATCCGCGACGTCGTCGCCATCTCGCACGAGATGCCCGGGCGGATCTCGTCGGGCGAACGCGAGGCCGTGCTGGATGCTGCGGCGTCCGTCGGCGTCGATGTGGTGGGCGCGTGGCTCGACGGCAACGGCATCGGGCCGGTAGCAGAGGCCGCGGAACGGATTCGGTGA
- the hemE gene encoding uroporphyrinogen decarboxylase, translating into MSTFLEALSGARPRRLPVWFMRQAGRSLPEYKEARQGTTILEACLRPELAAEITMQPVRRHNVDAAIFFSDIMTPLVLAGVDVDIVPGVGPVIDEPVRTAADVARITSHRMDDPSAITEAVQILVGELGEVPLIGFAGAPFTLAAYLVEGKGSRDHLTARTMMHADPAAWERLLAWCAELSGQFLQVQVDAGARAAQLFDSWAGSLSRADYVASVAPHSARALAAVEGRVPRIHFGVGTRQILPDMAQCGVEAIGVDYRTPLDEAAQLVPGLPLQGNIDPAMLAAGWDALEAHARDVVERGKSAPAHVVNLGHGVPPTTDPSVLTDLVALIHEL; encoded by the coding sequence ATGAGCACGTTTCTCGAAGCCCTGAGCGGGGCCCGCCCCCGTCGGTTACCCGTATGGTTCATGCGCCAGGCAGGGCGCTCACTACCGGAGTACAAAGAAGCGCGCCAAGGCACCACCATCCTGGAGGCTTGCCTGCGGCCTGAGCTCGCTGCCGAAATCACGATGCAACCCGTCAGGCGGCACAACGTGGACGCGGCGATTTTCTTCTCTGACATCATGACGCCCCTCGTGCTGGCCGGCGTGGACGTCGACATCGTGCCTGGGGTGGGGCCCGTGATCGACGAACCGGTGCGCACCGCAGCCGACGTGGCGCGGATCACGTCGCACCGCATGGACGACCCGTCGGCGATCACCGAGGCCGTGCAGATTCTCGTCGGCGAGCTGGGCGAGGTGCCGCTCATCGGGTTTGCGGGCGCGCCGTTCACACTGGCGGCGTACCTCGTCGAAGGGAAGGGCTCGCGCGATCACCTCACGGCCCGCACCATGATGCACGCCGACCCCGCCGCGTGGGAGCGGCTGCTCGCGTGGTGTGCGGAGCTGTCGGGGCAGTTCTTGCAGGTGCAGGTCGACGCCGGCGCGCGGGCGGCGCAACTGTTCGATTCGTGGGCCGGGTCGCTCAGCCGGGCGGACTACGTCGCCTCCGTCGCGCCGCATTCGGCACGGGCGCTGGCCGCGGTGGAGGGGCGGGTGCCGCGCATCCACTTCGGAGTCGGCACCCGTCAAATCCTGCCTGACATGGCCCAATGCGGCGTCGAGGCCATCGGCGTGGACTACCGCACACCCCTCGACGAGGCCGCCCAGCTCGTGCCCGGCCTCCCGCTGCAGGGCAACATCGACCCGGCCATGCTGGCCGCCGGCTGGGATGCGTTGGAAGCGCATGCCCGCGACGTCGTCGAGCGCGGCAAGTCCGCCCCCGCGCACGTCGTGAACCTCGGCCACGGCGTGCCCCCCACCACCGACCCGAGCGTGCTGACCGACCTCGTCGCGCTCATCCACGAACTATGA
- a CDS encoding TIGR04053 family radical SAM/SPASM domain-containing protein: MSAHPGSHPHEARKGVVRTLHHDAGERPHVIVWEVTRACQLACKHCRADAFTKPDPRQLTTAEGKKLLDEFASYGTPRPIVILSGGDAFERPDLEELIAYGTSIGLPIALSPSVTPLLTDERLASVREAGVKAFSLSLDGATAQTHDSFRGIDGTYDATMEAAKLVVKHGFRFQVNTTICKNNLQELPQLLANTIAMRAHMWYLLFLVPMGRGSNLEPLDPEQMEDVLHWLHDVSDRIAVKVTEAPNYRRVAIQRDEARQAGLPMPERGELHRWLMAETDRLLGEVTHRRPPRPPIGVNSGRGFAFVDHIGDVYPSGFLPYRCGSVKEQSFHDIYSNAPMMQALRDPSSYSGKCSVCDFNWICGGSRARAHAMLGDPLASDPTCVYQPDAWLADAKS; encoded by the coding sequence ATGTCTGCGCATCCTGGTTCGCATCCTCACGAGGCCCGCAAGGGCGTGGTTCGCACCCTGCATCACGACGCCGGCGAGCGGCCGCACGTCATCGTGTGGGAGGTGACCAGGGCCTGTCAGCTGGCGTGCAAGCACTGCCGCGCCGACGCCTTCACGAAGCCCGACCCGCGCCAGCTCACCACCGCCGAGGGCAAGAAACTGCTCGACGAGTTCGCGTCCTACGGCACGCCTCGCCCCATCGTGATTCTCTCCGGCGGCGATGCGTTCGAGCGCCCCGATCTGGAAGAGCTCATCGCATACGGCACCAGCATCGGGCTGCCGATTGCGCTATCACCGTCGGTCACTCCGCTGCTCACCGACGAGCGGCTCGCGTCCGTGCGCGAGGCCGGCGTGAAGGCGTTCTCGCTCTCCCTCGACGGCGCCACCGCCCAAACGCACGACTCATTCCGCGGCATCGACGGCACCTACGACGCCACGATGGAGGCAGCAAAGCTCGTTGTCAAGCACGGGTTCCGCTTTCAGGTGAACACCACGATCTGCAAGAACAATCTGCAGGAACTGCCGCAGCTGCTGGCGAACACCATCGCCATGCGGGCACACATGTGGTACCTGCTGTTCCTGGTACCGATGGGGCGCGGCTCAAACCTCGAGCCCCTCGACCCGGAGCAGATGGAGGACGTGCTGCACTGGCTGCACGACGTCTCCGACCGCATTGCGGTGAAGGTCACCGAGGCGCCGAACTACCGTCGCGTGGCGATCCAGCGCGACGAGGCCCGCCAGGCTGGGCTCCCCATGCCCGAGCGCGGCGAGCTACACCGGTGGCTGATGGCGGAGACCGACCGGCTGCTGGGCGAGGTGACGCATCGACGTCCGCCCCGCCCGCCGATTGGGGTGAACTCGGGCCGGGGTTTTGCGTTCGTGGATCACATCGGCGACGTGTACCCGTCGGGCTTCCTGCCGTACCGCTGTGGATCGGTGAAAGAGCAGTCGTTCCACGACATCTACTCGAACGCGCCCATGATGCAGGCCTTGCGCGACCCGTCGAGCTATTCCGGCAAGTGCAGCGTGTGCGACTTCAACTGGATCTGCGGTGGCTCAAGGGCCCGCGCCCACGCCATGCTGGGCGACCCGCTCGCCTCCGACCCCACCTGCGTGTACCAGCCCGACGCGTGGCTGGCCGACGCCAAATCATAG
- a CDS encoding ferrochelatase, protein MNIEPYSAIMVASYGGPNQPDDVLPFMRNATRGKGIPDERLLEVSEHYMLFGGKSPINELNAKLVDALQAELHRRGADAPVVIGNRNWEPYMSDVVRELVDGGHKRVLALATSAYQSYSNCRQYHEDLVQASDGQPIVVDKLDPFWWAPEFASANARRVVASWRALRERIGDGRARLVFVTHSIPVGMEERSGPGAPSPHYQAQHLQVAQQVAELAADELGEALTWDLAFCSRSGPPRVPWLEPDVNDHLEAIVDEVDGVVVAPIGFIADHMEVAFDLDNEAAQTARSLGLTYERAGTVGVDDEFVGMLVDHIEDAARRASEGKSVADYCQFAGGTCCLPPQRPTRTGAPS, encoded by the coding sequence ATGAACATCGAACCTTATAGCGCCATCATGGTGGCCTCGTACGGTGGCCCCAACCAGCCCGACGACGTGTTGCCATTCATGCGCAACGCCACCCGCGGCAAGGGGATTCCCGACGAGCGCCTCCTGGAGGTCTCCGAGCACTACATGCTGTTCGGCGGCAAGTCGCCCATCAATGAACTGAACGCGAAACTCGTCGACGCGCTCCAGGCCGAGCTGCACCGTCGCGGCGCCGACGCACCCGTGGTGATCGGCAACCGAAACTGGGAGCCGTATATGTCCGACGTGGTGCGCGAGCTGGTCGACGGTGGCCACAAGCGGGTGCTCGCCCTCGCGACGAGTGCATACCAGTCGTACTCCAACTGCCGTCAGTATCACGAAGACCTCGTGCAGGCCTCCGACGGGCAACCCATCGTCGTCGACAAGCTCGACCCCTTCTGGTGGGCGCCCGAGTTCGCGAGCGCCAACGCCCGTCGCGTCGTAGCCTCATGGCGCGCGCTGCGGGAGCGAATCGGCGACGGAAGGGCGCGCCTGGTGTTCGTCACGCACTCCATCCCGGTGGGGATGGAGGAGCGCTCTGGCCCGGGCGCACCGTCGCCGCACTATCAGGCGCAGCATCTCCAGGTGGCGCAACAGGTGGCGGAGCTCGCCGCCGACGAGCTCGGTGAGGCGCTCACCTGGGACCTCGCCTTCTGCTCGAGGTCCGGACCGCCGCGCGTGCCGTGGCTCGAGCCCGACGTGAACGACCACCTTGAGGCGATCGTCGACGAGGTGGACGGCGTCGTCGTAGCGCCCATCGGGTTCATCGCCGATCACATGGAAGTGGCTTTCGACCTCGACAACGAAGCCGCCCAAACCGCTCGCAGTCTAGGCCTCACCTACGAGCGCGCGGGCACCGTCGGCGTGGACGACGAGTTCGTCGGCATGCTGGTGGACCACATTGAAGACGCCGCTCGGCGCGCCAGCGAAGGCAAGTCGGTGGCCGACTACTGTCAATTCGCGGGCGGCACGTGCTGCCTGCCGCCCCAACGCCCCACCCGAACAGGAGCACCATCGTGA
- a CDS encoding uroporphyrinogen-III synthase, which translates to MQVFLPRDDGALADGLRATGAEVFCQPVQEVVDLPLAGPLPEADWVAVTSANTVQCLARRGVRLPEGARVAAVGAATAKALEAAGYVVDLIPEGESSGRALAAAFPDGPGRVLIPGSKLSSPTLADGLRAKGWTVDVVPIYTMAALDSVPDEALRAWGSGQFDIVVVTSGSVGRAFDALLEWRDDVRVVAFGEPSRRALDAAGVPVAATAATQDVAGLVEAIGGIHES; encoded by the coding sequence GTGCAGGTGTTCCTGCCGCGCGACGATGGGGCGCTCGCCGACGGGCTGCGGGCCACGGGTGCGGAGGTGTTCTGCCAGCCAGTGCAGGAGGTGGTGGATTTGCCGCTCGCGGGGCCGCTGCCTGAGGCCGACTGGGTGGCCGTGACTTCGGCAAACACCGTGCAATGCCTCGCTCGGCGCGGAGTCCGGCTGCCGGAGGGCGCACGAGTGGCTGCGGTCGGGGCGGCGACGGCAAAGGCGCTCGAGGCGGCTGGGTACGTCGTCGATCTCATCCCGGAGGGGGAATCGAGCGGGCGCGCGCTGGCGGCTGCCTTCCCTGATGGGCCGGGCCGCGTGCTGATTCCAGGCTCGAAGCTTTCCTCTCCCACGCTCGCCGACGGGTTACGAGCAAAAGGCTGGACCGTCGACGTCGTGCCCATCTACACCATGGCAGCGCTCGATAGCGTGCCTGACGAGGCTCTTCGCGCCTGGGGTTCAGGGCAATTCGACATTGTGGTGGTCACGTCGGGGTCCGTTGGGCGGGCGTTCGACGCACTGCTCGAGTGGCGCGACGACGTCCGCGTCGTCGCCTTCGGCGAGCCGTCGCGGCGCGCGCTCGACGCTGCAGGCGTCCCCGTCGCCGCCACCGCGGCCACGCAAGACGTGGCTGGGCTCGTCGAGGCCATCGGGGGCATCCACGAAAGTTGA
- the hemL gene encoding glutamate-1-semialdehyde 2,1-aminomutase, with product MAEVIDMDTLFRRAKGVIPGGVSSPVRAFGSVGGTPVFVAKARGAHVFDVNGQDYVDLVCSWGPALLGHAHPEVVAAVQEAAAKGLSFGAPTSAEVELAELIRERVPAAQQVRFVSTGTEATMTAIRLARGATERSKIVKFAGCYHGHSDALLAAAGSGLATQGLPGSAGVTPAAAGDTIVVEYNDVDALRAVFAQAGSEIACVITEAVPCNMGVVPPSEGFNQEIRRLTEEHGALMIVDEVLTGFRTAPGGWLGVEGGYTPDLVTFGKVVGGGMPLAALAGREDVMQMLAPVGPVYQAGTLSGNPLATAAGIATLRLATDEVYAHVNRVSEQLQGAVHDALNAASVPHVVQHASSLFSVFFREEPVRNYEDAKAQDTAAFGRFFHAMLSQHVALPPSAFEAWFLSAAHDDEAIGRIVDALPAAAKAAAQG from the coding sequence ATGGCTGAAGTAATCGACATGGACACGCTGTTTCGTCGCGCGAAGGGGGTCATCCCGGGCGGGGTGTCGTCGCCGGTGCGCGCGTTCGGTTCTGTGGGTGGCACGCCGGTGTTCGTCGCCAAGGCGCGAGGGGCGCACGTCTTTGATGTGAACGGCCAGGACTACGTCGACCTCGTATGTTCGTGGGGGCCGGCGCTGCTGGGCCATGCGCACCCCGAGGTGGTGGCCGCGGTGCAGGAAGCGGCGGCGAAGGGGCTGTCGTTCGGCGCCCCCACCAGCGCGGAGGTGGAGCTGGCCGAGCTCATCCGCGAGCGGGTGCCGGCTGCCCAGCAGGTACGGTTCGTGTCGACGGGCACCGAAGCGACGATGACCGCCATCCGCCTGGCGCGCGGGGCAACCGAGCGCAGCAAGATCGTGAAGTTCGCCGGCTGCTACCACGGACACTCCGACGCGCTCCTCGCCGCCGCCGGGTCGGGGTTGGCTACCCAGGGGTTGCCCGGGTCTGCCGGAGTGACGCCAGCCGCAGCGGGCGACACCATCGTCGTGGAGTACAACGACGTCGACGCGCTGCGCGCGGTGTTTGCGCAAGCAGGCAGCGAGATCGCGTGCGTCATCACGGAGGCGGTGCCGTGCAACATGGGTGTGGTGCCACCGTCGGAGGGCTTCAACCAGGAGATTCGCCGCCTCACTGAGGAGCACGGCGCGCTGATGATCGTCGACGAAGTGCTCACCGGGTTCCGTACCGCGCCGGGCGGGTGGCTGGGGGTTGAGGGTGGCTATACGCCCGACCTCGTCACGTTCGGCAAGGTGGTGGGCGGCGGCATGCCGCTGGCTGCGCTGGCCGGGCGCGAAGATGTCATGCAGATGCTGGCCCCCGTCGGGCCGGTGTATCAGGCCGGAACGTTGTCGGGGAATCCGCTGGCGACGGCAGCTGGCATCGCCACGCTCCGGCTCGCCACAGACGAGGTGTATGCCCATGTCAATCGCGTTTCGGAGCAGCTGCAGGGGGCGGTGCACGACGCGCTCAATGCCGCGTCGGTGCCGCACGTGGTGCAGCACGCGAGCAGCCTGTTCTCGGTGTTCTTCCGCGAGGAACCGGTGCGCAACTACGAGGACGCGAAGGCGCAAGACACCGCCGCGTTCGGCCGGTTCTTCCACGCGATGCTGAGCCAGCACGTCGCGCTGCCCCCGTCGGCGTTCGAGGCGTGGTTCCTGTCGGCGGCCCACGACGACGAGGCCATCGGCCGGATCGTCGACGCGTTACCTGCCGCCGCGAAGGCCGCGGCCCAGGGCTGA